From Archaeoglobus sulfaticallidus PM70-1:
TACTTCAGGTATCCAATAGACGGTGTTGTGGATGAGGTTGAGAGGTGCATGGAAATTGGATTAAAAGCCTTCATATTGTTCGGTTTGCCCTCTTATAAAGATGAAAAGGGCAGTTCTGCATATGATAGGGATGGAGTTATTCAGAAAGCTCTTAGAGCGGTTAGCAAGGAATTTGATGACGCGATTCTGATCACGGATGTCTGCTTATGTGAGTACACAAGCCACGGACACTGCGGTGTTGTTGAGGGAATGGAAATTCTGAACGATCCAACGCTCGAGCTCATAGCGGAAACAGCGCTGAGCCATGCCGAAGCAGGAGCAGATATTGTGGCTCCATCTGGAATGATGGATGGGATGGTTAAGGCTATAAGGGAAAAGCTTGATGGGAATGGATTTCAGGACATACCGATAATGAGCTACTCTGCAAAGTATGCCTCAAGTTTCTACTCTCCTTTCAGAGAGGCTGCTGATTCTGGTTTTGCTTTTGGTGACAGGAAGAGCTACCAGATGGACATACACAACTCCGATGAGGCTATGAGGGAGATAGAACTTGACATCATGGAGGGAGCGGACATCGTTATGGTCAAGCCGGCTCTGGCTTATCTGGACATAATCAGGAGGGCAAAGGATACCTTCAACATCCCACTTGCAGCTTACAATGTTAGCGGTGAGTATGCGATGGTGAAGTCTGCCGAGAAGCTGGGATGGCTCGATGGAAAGGCGATAGCCTATGAGATTCTCACTGCAATAAAAAGAGCTGGTGCCGATCTTATAATAACCTATCATGCAAAGGAAATTGCTGATCTGATTTAGGAGGTGATCATTTTGGATTTCAATCTGGAAAAGTCCAAAAACCTTTATTCACACGCTATCGATATACTGCCAGGAGGAGTGAGCAGCCCTGTCAGGGCTGTTAAACCCCAGCCTTTCTATACGAAATACGCTAAGGGCTCTAGGATAGTGGATGTTGATGGAAACGAGTACATCGACTGCTGCATGGCGTATGGGCCGCTAATTCTTGGCCACGCACATCCCGTCGTTAGAGAGGCTATAGAGCGGCAGCTTGAGAAGGGCTGGCTTTACGGAACACCGGTAGAGCTTGAGATTGAGTACGGGAAGCTGATAAAGAAGCTGTATCCATCGATAGAGATGCTCAGATTCGTCAACTCTGGTAGTGAGGCTACGATGAGCGCGATAAGGCTTGCAAGAGGATTTACAGGGAAGAAGAAGATCGTGAAGGTTGAGGGAAGTTTCCATGGAGCACACGATGCGGTTCTGGTTAAAGCAGGCAGTGGTGCAACAACCCACGGTGTGCCAAATTCTGCCGGAGTTCCTGAGGAGTTCGTTGCCAATACGCTGCAGGTTCCGTACAACGATGCTGAGGCTCTTGCGGATCTGCTTGAGAAAAATGAGGATGTTGCCTGCTTAATACTCGAACCGATAATGGGAAATTCAAGCCTCATACTGCCGGAAGAGGACTACCTGAAGGAAGTTAGAAAGATAACGGCTGAAAATGATGTTCTCCTGATTTTTGACGAGATAATAACCGGATTCAGGGTATCCATCGGAGGCGCTCAGGAGCTTTACGGTATAAAGCCCGATATAACAACCCTCGGAAAAATCGCTGGTGGAGGGCTGCCATGCGGGATATTCGGCGGAAGAAAGGAGATAATGGAGAGCATATCCCCTGTTGGGCCGGTATATCAGGCTGGAACATTCAGCGGCAACCCGCTCACCCTGACAGCCGGGTATGCTACGGTTAGGTTCCTGATGGAGAATGAGGTCTATAACTATCTGAAAAAGCTCACGGAGGATATTGCCGAGAGGGTCAGGGATGCTGCAAAAGTTGATGTGGGCCACATAGCCTCGATGTTCTGCATATACTTCGGACAGAAGCCCAGGAACTATCAGGATGCACTGAAGCTTGATGCGGAGAAGTTCAAAGCCTTCTTCTGGGAACTCCTCAAAGAGGGTGTATTCTTCCCGCCATCGCAGTACGAGACCTGCTTCCTTTCGTATTCCCACAGTGAGAGCGATGCTGAGAAAATTGCGGAGGCAGTAATCGAATGTCTGAGAAAGTTGTAGTGGGGACAAGGGGGAGCAAGCTCGCTCTGGCTCAGACAAACAAAGTTGTAGAAAGGCTCAGGGATCAGTATGAGGTAGAGATCAGGATCATCAAGACCAAAGGGGACATAATGAAAGATAAGCCACTATATGCGTTCAAGGGCTCCGGGGCTTTTGTAAGGGCGATAGATGAGGCCCTCGCAAACAGTGAGATCGATATTGCAGTTCACAGCCTGAAGGATGTGCCGGTGGAGAGAGTGGAAGGAACTGTTATCTCAGCCTACCTTGAGAGGGAGAGCCCGTACGATGCGTTCATATCCAAGGATGGCAGCAGGCTTGAGGAGATGGAGTATGGAGCCGTCATAGGAACATCAAGCTTGAGAAGAGCCGCACAGCTCAGGAGGTTCAGGGAGGATCTCGTAATTAAGAATATCCGGGGGAATCTGGATACGAGGCTGAGAAAGCTTGGGGATGGATATGATGGCATAATCGTGGCTGAAGCTGGACTGATAAGGCTCAGTCTGGACATAGATTATCAGAGGCTGGATTCCGAGAGCTTCATCCCTTCAGCAAATCAGGGGATAATCGCGGTTGCAACTAGAGAGGGGGAGGAAAGCTTGGTATCCTTCATGAACCACGAGAATACCATGCTATCTGCTATTGCCGAAAGAGAAGTCTTAAAAGTTCTGGGTATTGGATGTACAGTTCCAGCAGGAATTCTCGCCGAAACTGATGGCTCATCCATGAAGGTAACATGCGAAATACTCGAGCCTGATGGAAAAGAGGTTTTGAAGATGTCAGAGGAGTTCAGCTTTGATGGTTTGAAGGAAGTCATCAAAAAGGCACGGAAGTTTGCCGAGGCTGTTAAGGATGGTTACGGCTAAAGGAGAGGTATATCTGATAGGTGCAGGCCCCGGAGATCCGGAGCTTTTAACCCTTAAGGCTTTGAGGCTTATAAGGGAAGCAGATGTGGCCCTCATCGACGACCTCATCGGAGATGAGATAAAGGAACTCGTTAGGAGAGAGTGCAAAGAGGTCATAGATGTTGGCAAGAGGGCTGGAAGGCATAAGAAGACACAGGATGAAATAAATGAGCTCCTTTACAGGTATGCGAGTGAGGGTAAGAAAGTTGCGAGAATTAAAGGTGGAGACCCATTCGTTTTTGGCAGAGGTGGAGAGGAGGCAGAGTTTCTCGCTGAGAGAGGTATCAGGGTCAAAGTAGTTCCCGGCATATCCTCTGCAATAGCAGCTCCACCACTGGCGGGAATACCGCTGAACCACAGGAGGTTCTCTCCGGCAGTGGTCATAATGACGGGAAGGGAAAGGGAGAGCAGGGAAGGCAAGGAAAGGATCACATGGGATGCTCTCGCGAAAATCAACGCGACAATAGTGATTCTGATGGGAGTATCAAATCTGGAGAGGAATGTCCGGAAACTGATAGAGCATGGAAAGGACCCGGAGACTCCTGTGGCGATCATCGAGAACGCGACCATGGAGAATCAGAGAGTTGTGGAGGGAAAATTAAAGAATATAGCCGAGATAGCCAGAAAAAAGGGTGTGAAAGCACCAGCCATAATCATCATAGGGGATGTTGTTGGCCTGAGAGAAACTCTCAGAGATTTCGTCAGCTATCCAGATATTTCGCAAACAAATTCGCCAGATAAAGATCAAACGGATAGTTGATGTTAAGGGCCAGCAGTACATTCTCAAATTCAAAAAACTTCTCTTCTCCTTCAGATACTGTGTTTATCCCTATCAGCACCCTATCTCTATATATTTTGCATGAAGAACCCTTTGGAATCTTTTTCAAGCTTATGCATCCGGTGAGGCTGATGTCTTCCGAGAAGGCTCTCTCTATTGCTTTTATGTCATCCTTCCTGATGAATGGAATATCACATGAAATGCTGATGAAAGCTCCATACTCCTTCAGAATCCACACGACATCCTCGACATAACCCTTTCCGGGAGTTCTGATGTGGGGTATCTCATTCTGCTTGCAGAATCTCTCCGTTTCGGGAGTGTTCCTGCTTAAAGCTACAAGGCAGTCTGAGGAGGTATCAAGCACGGCATCAAGCACCCTTTCAATCAGCCTTTTGCCACCTACTTTGAGCACAGCCTTCTCTCTTCCCATCCTGCTCGATTTTCCTCCAGCAAGAATCACTTTAAGAACCATGCTGAAGCTGCGATGATGAACAGGCTTAAAGCCCTTGTGATCTCAGCGCAGGCTCCGACGCAATCGCCGTTGATTCCTCCAAAGTTCTTTCTGCTCTCTCCTGCCACAATGTACGGTGTGATCATGGCTAAGGTTGATAGCAAATACACTCTGTCAATCATGGAAAGGAATACGATCACTGCCATGTATATGATAGAAGAAAGGACTAGTCTACTTCTGCTCAGACCCTCTGCGAAAAATTTCCCCATACCATCCATAAAATCCCTGTTTGAGAGCATCAGCAGCATCGACATCTTCGAGTTCACCTCTGCTGCAAACACTCCCATGAACGGAATCGCTTCAAGAGCTTGGAGCTGCACGGCAATAATCAAAACAATGGAAAGCACTCCAGCAGTACCAACCTCAACTCCTTTCATAGCCCTAATCTTTCTCTGAGCACCTCCCTTGGTTGCCAGACCGTCGAAGAAATCGGCTAAACCATCGATATGTATTATGCCGATGATTAAATACAGAGAGAGCAGGGATAGAAAGCTTTTGAATGGAATATTCGCGTAAAGAATTGCAGCGGGTATGAATGCTGTTATCAGACCGATTAATGGTAGTAGGGCAATTTCCTGCCTTGCTTTATAGATATCTCCATTTACGGGAATCCTCGTAAAAAAGGAGATGAGATCCTTCATTGCTTGGGGTTAATTGATTAAAGATAAATTTTTTTTGATTGGATGGCTTTTGAAAGCTATGGCTGAAATGCTTCTGGCTCTCCTGCTTGCACTGGCAATAGATCTTGCAGTTGGGGAGCCTCCCGAAATAATCCACCCAACGGTCTGGTTCGGGAAAATAATAGGATTCTTTGACAGAATTTGGGAAAGAAGGGGAAAAATAGATTTTTTTGCGGGAATGGCTTTCTCGGTTTTTGTTATTGCTTTTGCTTTCCTGCTATCCAGAATACCCGATTTGCTCGACCCTTTGGGATTGATTCTGTCAGCATATTTGCTGAAAACAACGTTCTCTATAAGAAGTCTTGAGGAGCATGTGCGAAACACGGCAGTGGAGGATATATCTCTTCAGAGAGAGATGACTGCTAAGATAGTCAGCAGAAATGTTGAAAACCTTGAAAGGCATGAGCTATGCTCGGCATCCATTGAAAGCCTCGCGGAGAATATGGTTGATGCTGTAATCTCTCCTCTGTTTTACTACCTCCTTTTTGGCCTGCCCGGGGCAATGGTGTATAGGGCCATCAACACGATGGATGCGATGATTGGATATAAAGATGAAAGGTACCACCACTTTGGAAAGTTCGTTGCCAAGCTTGATGACATGCTGAACTTCATTCCGGCGAGGCTTGCAGTTATCTTCTTCATTCCGTTCAATCCGAAAAAAGTCTGGAATTACTACAGGAAGGCAAGATACAAGATAAATGACAAGGCTATTGCAATGATGAGTGCGGTTCTTGGGGTTAAACTGGAAAAGAAAGGAGTGTACTCTTTTGAAGGTAGAGATCCTGAAGTAGAGGACATACTGAGGGCTATAAGGGTTTATAGGATCGTGGTTCTCGAGTTTTTAATAGTTGTAGCACTCATAGCACTCAAAAAGATTTAATAGGGGGGACAGACCTCGTATCTGAGGTATGGATGAATTCAACCCGCTCTACAAGAGGTGGAGGAAGGGGCTTAAAAGGGTGGCTTTAGTCTATCCCAACCGCTATGTTGGGGGTATCTCGAATCTGGGCTTGCAGTACATCTACCACAGAATAAATTTAATGGATGGGTTCGTTTGTGAGAGGTTCTATTCCGATGTTTTTGATGGGTTGAAGAGCGTTGAAACCTCAACTCCCCTTTCCAGTTTCGATATTGCCCTGTTCTCAATCCAGTACGAGGAGGATGTGTTCAAGGCATATGAGATCCTAAAGAAAAGCGGGTTTAGTGGTTTGAAGATAGCCGGAGGGCCGTGTATAATGGAAAATCCAAGGCCATACGAGAAAATCTTTGATTTTCTGTATGTTGGGGAGTTGGAATCATCCAGTTTTTTCGACAGGCTTCAATTTAATGACCTGAAAGATTGCGAGGGGATCTACTCTCCGGGAAAGCGCGTTAAAAGTGTTAGGAGTAAGCTGGATGAGCATCTGGAGATGCAGATAATCGGGAATTCAGCATATGGGAGGGCTTTGCTTCTTGAAATCGGGAGAGGGTGTGTGAGGAACTGCAGGTTCTGCATAGTCAGAAGAATATACTTCCCGTGCAGGTGGAGGGATGCGGAGCTTTTGCTTGAGGTTGCTGAGAAAAACAGAAAGTTTGTGGACAAAGTTGCACTGATAGCTCCTTCTCCTTCAGATCATCCCGAGTTCAGGGAGATAGTCTTTGGGCTTGCAGACATGGGGTTCTCGGTCTCTCCTTCATCGATCAGGGCTGATAAGATAGATGAGGAGATAATAGGAGTTCTGAAAGCATCTGGGCTGAGAACTCTGACAATAGCTCCTGAGGCTGGTAGTGAG
This genomic window contains:
- the hemB gene encoding porphobilinogen synthase; the encoded protein is MRRLRKKKLRQILKEVRLSKDNLIVPIFVDENLKEPYEIPSMPSYFRYPIDGVVDEVERCMEIGLKAFILFGLPSYKDEKGSSAYDRDGVIQKALRAVSKEFDDAILITDVCLCEYTSHGHCGVVEGMEILNDPTLELIAETALSHAEAGADIVAPSGMMDGMVKAIREKLDGNGFQDIPIMSYSAKYASSFYSPFREAADSGFAFGDRKSYQMDIHNSDEAMREIELDIMEGADIVMVKPALAYLDIIRRAKDTFNIPLAAYNVSGEYAMVKSAEKLGWLDGKAIAYEILTAIKRAGADLIITYHAKEIADLI
- a CDS encoding radical SAM protein, with protein sequence MDEFNPLYKRWRKGLKRVALVYPNRYVGGISNLGLQYIYHRINLMDGFVCERFYSDVFDGLKSVETSTPLSSFDIALFSIQYEEDVFKAYEILKKSGFSGLKIAGGPCIMENPRPYEKIFDFLYVGELESSSFFDRLQFNDLKDCEGIYSPGKRVKSVRSKLDEHLEMQIIGNSAYGRALLLEIGRGCVRNCRFCIVRRIYFPCRWRDAELLLEVAEKNRKFVDKVALIAPSPSDHPEFREIVFGLADMGFSVSPSSIRADKIDEEIIGVLKASGLRTLTIAPEAGSERLREALNKGIGYEDIIRTSGLAGEYGIEKIKLYFMVGLPGERKEDLDEIVNLAKEVRNSVRRVEISVNPLVPKPHTPFQWLSFGGKLEFRKEDIRELKEKIKYLWKNLRGFEFKAGSVEEFAVQTVISRGKQDVFPLIESGRANSFRNIFRLGLDRYLGSVEEHWSCVDHGYDAKRLRMELERALRIAGIDF
- the cbiB gene encoding adenosylcobinamide-phosphate synthase CbiB — protein: MAEMLLALLLALAIDLAVGEPPEIIHPTVWFGKIIGFFDRIWERRGKIDFFAGMAFSVFVIAFAFLLSRIPDLLDPLGLILSAYLLKTTFSIRSLEEHVRNTAVEDISLQREMTAKIVSRNVENLERHELCSASIESLAENMVDAVISPLFYYLLFGLPGAMVYRAINTMDAMIGYKDERYHHFGKFVAKLDDMLNFIPARLAVIFFIPFNPKKVWNYYRKARYKINDKAIAMMSAVLGVKLEKKGVYSFEGRDPEVEDILRAIRVYRIVVLEFLIVVALIALKKI
- the hemC gene encoding hydroxymethylbilane synthase, whose protein sequence is MSEKVVVGTRGSKLALAQTNKVVERLRDQYEVEIRIIKTKGDIMKDKPLYAFKGSGAFVRAIDEALANSEIDIAVHSLKDVPVERVEGTVISAYLERESPYDAFISKDGSRLEEMEYGAVIGTSSLRRAAQLRRFREDLVIKNIRGNLDTRLRKLGDGYDGIIVAEAGLIRLSLDIDYQRLDSESFIPSANQGIIAVATREGEESLVSFMNHENTMLSAIAEREVLKVLGIGCTVPAGILAETDGSSMKVTCEILEPDGKEVLKMSEEFSFDGLKEVIKKARKFAEAVKDGYG
- the cobA gene encoding uroporphyrinogen-III C-methyltransferase codes for the protein MVTAKGEVYLIGAGPGDPELLTLKALRLIREADVALIDDLIGDEIKELVRRECKEVIDVGKRAGRHKKTQDEINELLYRYASEGKKVARIKGGDPFVFGRGGEEAEFLAERGIRVKVVPGISSAIAAPPLAGIPLNHRRFSPAVVIMTGRERESREGKERITWDALAKINATIVILMGVSNLERNVRKLIEHGKDPETPVAIIENATMENQRVVEGKLKNIAEIARKKGVKAPAIIIIGDVVGLRETLRDFVSYPDISQTNSPDKDQTDS
- the cobS gene encoding adenosylcobinamide-GDP ribazoletransferase, which encodes MKDLISFFTRIPVNGDIYKARQEIALLPLIGLITAFIPAAILYANIPFKSFLSLLSLYLIIGIIHIDGLADFFDGLATKGGAQRKIRAMKGVEVGTAGVLSIVLIIAVQLQALEAIPFMGVFAAEVNSKMSMLLMLSNRDFMDGMGKFFAEGLSRSRLVLSSIIYMAVIVFLSMIDRVYLLSTLAMITPYIVAGESRKNFGGINGDCVGACAEITRALSLFIIAASAWFLK
- the hemL gene encoding glutamate-1-semialdehyde 2,1-aminomutase, which encodes MDFNLEKSKNLYSHAIDILPGGVSSPVRAVKPQPFYTKYAKGSRIVDVDGNEYIDCCMAYGPLILGHAHPVVREAIERQLEKGWLYGTPVELEIEYGKLIKKLYPSIEMLRFVNSGSEATMSAIRLARGFTGKKKIVKVEGSFHGAHDAVLVKAGSGATTHGVPNSAGVPEEFVANTLQVPYNDAEALADLLEKNEDVACLILEPIMGNSSLILPEEDYLKEVRKITAENDVLLIFDEIITGFRVSIGGAQELYGIKPDITTLGKIAGGGLPCGIFGGRKEIMESISPVGPVYQAGTFSGNPLTLTAGYATVRFLMENEVYNYLKKLTEDIAERVRDAAKVDVGHIASMFCIYFGQKPRNYQDALKLDAEKFKAFFWELLKEGVFFPPSQYETCFLSYSHSESDAEKIAEAVIECLRKL
- a CDS encoding GTP--adenosylcobinamide-phosphate guanylyltransferase, encoding MVLKVILAGGKSSRMGREKAVLKVGGKRLIERVLDAVLDTSSDCLVALSRNTPETERFCKQNEIPHIRTPGKGYVEDVVWILKEYGAFISISCDIPFIRKDDIKAIERAFSEDISLTGCISLKKIPKGSSCKIYRDRVLIGINTVSEGEEKFFEFENVLLALNINYPFDLYLANLFAKYLDS